A stretch of the Coleofasciculus sp. FACHB-1120 genome encodes the following:
- the pdxA gene encoding 4-hydroxythreonine-4-phosphate dehydrogenase PdxA, producing the protein MKAVKTFFTQTPTTLTQRQERPRLAVTLGDPAGIGPEVVLKALADPTVIENCEITVVGSRGLLQETYHRLTGQPRGTMPRPSQRQEQSLPKQALEAGGKASELVSAPLADPAHLSILDVPLDGEIERQIKIGTGNAASGAASFAYMETAIAQTLAGEFQGIVTGPIAKSAWKAAGYDYPGQTELLAKRSGVQRFGMLFVARSPHTGWTLRTLLATTHIPLRQVAEVLTPQLLTNKLDLLLECLKADFGIEKAKIAIAGLNPHSGEQGQLGREEIDWLIPWLEEERRRPDLQLDGPIPPDTMWVKPGQAWFGSNGISSAHDAYLALYHDQGLIPVKLMAFDRAVNTSIGLPFIRTSPDHGTAFDIASQGIADATSMKAAIQLGAELAARRIAANDL; encoded by the coding sequence CTGAAAGCTGTGAAAACTTTCTTTACACAAACACCTACCACTCTCACGCAACGGCAAGAACGTCCTCGGTTAGCGGTAACACTGGGAGATCCGGCGGGGATTGGGCCAGAGGTGGTGCTGAAGGCATTGGCAGATCCAACGGTTATCGAAAATTGCGAGATTACAGTCGTTGGCAGCCGGGGACTGTTGCAAGAAACTTATCATCGATTGACCGGACAACCTAGGGGCACGATGCCGCGTCCCTCCCAGCGACAGGAACAAAGCCTGCCTAAACAAGCTTTAGAAGCGGGTGGGAAGGCATCTGAGTTGGTGTCAGCACCGCTAGCAGACCCGGCACATTTATCAATTCTTGATGTCCCACTAGATGGGGAAATAGAGCGGCAAATCAAGATTGGGACGGGGAATGCTGCGAGTGGCGCGGCTAGTTTTGCTTATATGGAAACTGCGATCGCGCAGACCCTTGCGGGTGAGTTCCAAGGCATTGTTACAGGCCCGATTGCGAAATCTGCTTGGAAAGCCGCAGGATATGATTATCCGGGTCAAACGGAACTGTTGGCCAAGCGTTCCGGCGTCCAGCGCTTTGGGATGTTATTTGTGGCGCGATCGCCTCATACTGGTTGGACACTCCGCACTTTACTTGCCACGACTCATATTCCCCTCCGTCAAGTCGCTGAGGTGCTGACACCGCAACTGCTGACGAATAAGCTTGATTTGTTGCTGGAATGCTTAAAAGCAGATTTTGGGATAGAAAAGGCAAAGATAGCGATTGCTGGATTAAATCCTCACAGCGGCGAACAAGGACAACTAGGACGAGAAGAAATCGACTGGTTAATCCCTTGGCTAGAGGAAGAGCGACGGCGACCCGATCTGCAACTAGATGGCCCGATTCCCCCAGATACGATGTGGGTCAAGCCTGGTCAAGCCTGGTTCGGTTCAAATGGCATCTCATCTGCTCACGATGCTTACCTGGCACTCTATCATGACCAAGGCTTAATCCCCGTTAAACTAATGGCATTTGACCGAGCAGTCAATACTTCTATCGGTCTTCCCTTCATCCGCACCTCCCCCGATCACGGAACTGCTTTTGATATCG